The segment ACCACGGTCACCGAGTCATCGAGCCGAAGCGCCTGCCAGTAGTCGTCGGCCTGGATCAGGCTGCTCGCGGTGACCGGGCGCTTGAACACGGCTGCCGACCCATCCCTGCGGAGGACGGCGACGCCCGTGGCGTGATGCCCTCGCTTCTGGTTCAGCAGGAGGAGGCCGGTGAACAGGGTCCGGATGGTGACCAGCTCGTCGCGTTTCCGGCGCTTGCGGCCGAGGATGACGCCCGTGAGTCCGCACATGCTACTTCTCCTCCTCAGCCGCGAAGCCTCGGAAGAGTCCGCGTGCGAACCGCTTCCTGTTGCTCCTGACCCAGCGCGCCGCCTCCTCGAAGCCGAACTCCTCCGCAAGCTCGGCGACGACGGAGCGATCCAGCATATTCGTGAGTCCTGACTGACGGACGGCTTCGAGACCGTCGAGCACGGCTTTGGGCACTTTCACCTTGCCCATCTCAATCCTCCTTCTTCGCATCGAGGCCCAGACGACGGTCCAGCTCGGCGAGTTCATCGGGGGTGAGGCGGAGCTTGGGGCGCAGGAACTTCCACGCGCCAGGCAAGTCGCCGGCGTTGAGCAGCCTCGCCGTCTCGCGGACCATGTGCTCCACCTTGTCGAGGTCGGCCCCAGACAGCCGCTGGAGCTTGGCCAGGCCGAGGCGGTCGAGCTCGCGGACGAAGGACTCGCACCGGTCGTCGAGCTTCTCGCCGGCGAGGGCAAGCTCGATCCCCTCGATCTCCTTGACCCGTTCCTGGACGATGGCGACGTAGTGGAGTACGTCCTTCACGTCGCTGAACATCGAGGCGCCTTTCATGGCGCGGACGAGGTCGAGGGGCGTCGCCCCCTCGAAGGTCTCGCCGTCGCGCATGGTGAGTCTCAGCATGGCTGCGCTCCTTCAGTTGGGGTTGCGGGGTGTTCTTCTGCGG is part of the Planctomycetota bacterium genome and harbors:
- a CDS encoding DUF5049 domain-containing protein, with amino-acid sequence MGKVKVPKAVLDGLEAVRQSGLTNMLDRSVVAELAEEFGFEEAARWVRSNRKRFARGLFRGFAAEEEK